Sequence from the Candidatus Zixiibacteriota bacterium genome:
AAAAACGAGGTGATGTTGTCGTTGCCAACTTTGTCGTTCAGTATGATTTTGACCTTACTACTTTCGGACGACGGCATGGCGAACTGCCTGATATCGGCAGGATGATTGAAACTGACCCGCGTTTAATGAAATTTGCTTGTTATGCTTTTGATGATGTTTTCAAGTATGATAAGAATGCCCCGAAACTTGTTGTGGGCACTATTGTCTCAGGCGATCGTTTTGTTTCCGATCCGAGAAAAATCGAATGGCTGCAGAGAGAATTCGGCGCCGTTGCCGCCGAAATGGAAGGCGCCGCTGTCGGCTATACATGTCATTTGAATGAAATTCCGTTCATGATTGCCAGGACTATCTCCGATAGCGCCGGCTCGGATGCCAAAGACGAATTCAAAAGCTACCTTAAAATCGCCTCGAAAAATTCCTTTAAGATTATCAGCAGTATTCTTGAGGTCATGTCTCATAGAGCCGCCGCACTTTAATCTGAGATTCACTACTGTCCGGCCTTTTGTTCGCCTTAGGCGGATGCTATATCGTTGGGGTTATCCTTATTGACCGCCTCGTTCCTTTTGTCCGCCTTAGGCGGATACTATAGTTATATCATTCCCACACTGCCCGCGTCATTCCCAACTTGATTGGGAATCCAGAGATTGG
This genomic interval carries:
- the mtnN gene encoding 5'-methylthioadenosine/S-adenosylhomocysteine nucleosidase codes for the protein MKKRGDVVVANFVVQYDFDLTTFGRRHGELPDIGRMIETDPRLMKFACYAFDDVFKYDKNAPKLVVGTIVSGDRFVSDPRKIEWLQREFGAVAAEMEGAAVGYTCHLNEIPFMIARTISDSAGSDAKDEFKSYLKIASKNSFKIISSILEVMSHRAAAL